The Gossypium hirsutum isolate 1008001.06 chromosome D06, Gossypium_hirsutum_v2.1, whole genome shotgun sequence genome contains the following window.
ttttattaaaacctACCCGTATTTACAAAATATTAACccaagtcttttttttttaaattttttatatagtcatattaatattattttaatatttacattagattaatattatatatttagtatatgtttatttttttaatatgttctaaattacataatatatatgaaaataacataatatagagtattataaatttaaaaatgggcCGAGCCGGGTCGGAATTGAGCTTTGAATGTTTATGCCCGAACTCAGACCATATTTTAAACATGCCTAAATATTTTTCTGCCCAGGCCCATTTTCCAGGCCTaatatttttgctcaaaccctcCCAAATTTCGGGCGGACCTTCGAGTCTGAACAATAACTCAACTCATGAATAGGTAGGGGTGTTTAAATGGTTAACCGAACCGAACtagtattaattgaattaaccaaactttttaattatttaaccgTTAACCAACCCGAAATATTTTGGTCAATTcagtcggttaactgaattttatatgtttttttttgtgaaaacaaatataaaacatatcaaagaaaatttaataatattcatttgaccgaattaaccgaattagtaATAGCCTAATGcgtataatatataatattatttattaagttcggttaattcagttaattaacCAATTTATAACCGCATTAACCATTAACCGAAATTCTAAAAAGTCTTTAACCAATCTCCAACTAAACTAGATCGATTCGATCTGTTAATTTGTTTTTAGCTGAAATTTGAACCAAACAAGTCTATAATTAAGAcaatatttttcatcaaaaaaaaatctatatgaTGCAACCCAATGATGATTTCATTGTTGAATGAGCTTCTCCTACTATAGTTGGATTTGACTAAAACGTCACGAGacaaatttctttttataaaagcAACTTATTAATGTTTTATTTCCATGGATATTTTCTATTAATTGTAGGGCCATCTTTAGAATTATAAATACCAAAATAGTTGAATTGGTGTTGAAAGTttccaaataaaaatttaagaaaattgaaataaaaatagacATTAATGATTTGGTCTTAATTGTCAACCTCTATTATTTAATTAAGGATTTTTTTTggattcattttaatttaattgataggataaggtataatttttataatttttatttaaaatttttgaaagcaAATATATAACTTCTAAAATCAGACTAAAATCTTAAACCATCTCTTAACTGATAGAAAAAGAGGCGATCGATCCCTTTAAAACAAAAGATTAATCACTAAGGGAGGCGATCGATCCCTTACTCTTCTAAAAATTGCTATTATATATTGACTCGGGGATCAATCCTACCATGAAGAGAAAACATTAATATCATGATTAATTGTCATTAATTATTTGCTTTCAAATTAGATAGAAATTAAATTGCTACAATTTTTCTAAAAGACCATTTTACTCAATATCAATATTGAGAAgaaaaaccattttcataatttataaaatCTTGGCTTAATAAAAAATTTGGTCACTGATATTTACATGTTTTTTCAAAATagccctaattgtatttttgagcattttttgccatcaatttttttttctaatagatTTGATGGAAGTACCGTTAAAAAAATTAACGGGATTACGTGGAATTTTTTTAATGAGGCaacccaataagataattacgtttattttcttCAAATTAAGAGCTCTTTTTTTAACTTCAtgaattgtttatttattttattattttctacatgtaattattttattgggttatctaagtaataaattatatctcattaaaaatatttcacgTATAAAATTCCATATCATCCCATTAACTTTTTTAACTATACATTCATCAAATCAGTTAAAAAAAGCAGTTTGAAAAAATAACAAAGGCTTATGGCTAAAAAGGCtcaaaaaatacaattagggccattttgataaaaacatgtaaacattagtggccaaatttgtcattaatcctaaaagtttaataaaataataagcggAACAATTGGGTTAGTGGTGTGGGCCTTAGCTCAGTTCGAGAGTTAAAGCCCAAGTACCTAGCCCTCAATATATGGGCATGCTACTCTACATCGCACGCAATAATCCCAACATAAGCACTCATCTCAAATCAACCGTTAAATCCTGATTCAAAGGTGCTTAAATCTCACGCAACATTGGTAACGGGCTCCATTTTCCACTGAATAAACCCCCACCCTCCTCAGCTCTTTTTTAATAGTActaattattcattttttattatcgTAGAGGAGTGTAGAAATTGTAAGAAACGCACACGAGGCAAATTCATTTCATCACTCGCCTTCGTGTCTCAATGAAAATCCATATGGcgtataaattttgattgattggcttagtttcattttgtttatttttgcttTAGTGTGGCGAACCAAACGAAACCCCGTGCTTAAACCGTAGGCTAGCTTTTCTTAAAAACCGCTTTTTATCATCGCCGGTTGCCGCCGTCACTGCCGATCGGAGCTAGATTTCGTTAGCTTTTTTTAAGTAACACTCGATGGAGGAGTGGCCTTTCCACGACGGTAACATACACAATCTACTCGACGGGAGGCACATCGACATTCGCCAAAACTGCCGCGTATTTGATCGCTCTTTCATTTTTATAaagcattttgttttattttgtttaaattctcatttttctttgataTTGCCTTACCTTTTGTTGTTGCGGTTTACAGTTCTGAGGATTgctgatttaatatttttttatttggaatttatatatataattgagaaTTTGAGTAAATGCTTCGGAGTTGCCAAATTTAAGATATAGATAtgcttatttttgaaaatttgatcaAGAGTTGAAGTGCTTAGCCTAGTTGTTGTTGTTCTTTTTACCTGAGTATTGCTGGCTCAGTGGCTCTCTtaatttattgttattaattcTGCGTACTTATTTTTGTGTGTGGAATTTAGATAATATATAATTGAGAATTTGAGTAAATGCTTTGGAGTTGCTGAATTTAATTTGCGCGCGCGCGCGCACTTATTATTGAAAATTCGATTAAGAATTGAAGTGCTGAGCCTAGTTGTTGTTGTCCTTTTCACATGAGTATTGCTGGCTCAGTGGCTCTCTTAATTTCTTGTTATTaattctatatatttattttgtggaAAAGGAAATTTGAGTTGAAACAATACTAAATTACTTTCCTTGTTGACTTACTATGGTGACTGTGCTTTATCTAAgagatttttatgtgtttacGTAGGATGTTGATCATAGTTTGCAGATGCATTCTTCTGTGATTCGGAGGTTTGCACTGGAAGAAGAATTGGAGGTGATTTCAATTTTCTTATAGCGATAATGtccctttttgtttttctttctttgtacTCTTTGATGCATAcaaagttaaaaagaaaaggaaCACTTTGATCTCATGATGCATCACAGACCACAATAGTAATGACATTTTAGTATAGGTGGTTATTTGAGCTTCTGCATTTAGTGGCTTCCTAGATTACATTGCAAGTCATGTATCGGTTACTTTGCTACATGTAAAGTTCCATTTGTCTTTTGTTTTAGTCACTTCTAGTAGCCGTATATGCCTTGAAGGCTTTGACATGGTAATCTTTTGctttacttatttttttctcttttcttttccttctaaAATTCTCCTTTGTACATTGTATACCAGGGACATCAAAGTTGTGTAAATGCTATAGCTTGGAACTCAAGTGGTACACTTTTGATTTCTGGTTCTGATGATGCACGGGTATGAGTCAtctttatttttctacaattgTGAACTTCAGTTCAATATAATAGGTAACATGAAAATggataaaatgtaataataaaaatttgacctAACCTATTCTTGATCATTATAGCATTAAGATGATCCTGTTATTGGATTTTACTATTTATATAGAGTGGACTCAAAACGTTTGTGAAGTCTAGTATGTGGTGCTGTTttctataaatattatatatattatctgATAGGCTTTCAAGTTCAATTTTTTAGAATATAAAAACTTCAGCTTTTTGCCTAAGGAATGTCAGCCTTGTCATTCAACTTATTTTGGTTACACAGTAATGAGGGGagtgatttttatgctttttCATATGAAATATGGATTTAAttacaagaaagaagaaattaagTTTTGGTTTAGGGGCCTCTAGTAGGCTATAATTGTTGGCCCATGTCATCTGTTGATAAAGGTGGTAGGTGCGTGAAGAATGGTTTTGGAGTGGTATTGTTTTTATGAAGATATGtcaaattttttaatcaattatatTTTGCAGATTAATATTTGGGGCTACTCTGGTCGGAAACTTTTGCATTCTATAGAAACAGGACATTCTGCTAACATATTCTGTACAAAATTCATTCCTGAAACTTCTGATGAACTTGTGGTCTCTGGTGCTGGTGATGCTGAGGTAAATTTTTGGACTTTGTTAAACAGGGTTTCTATGTTGGAGTCTTATTGTATTCCTATTAGGTATTGATATCATTAATCACTTGGACTACTAATTTTTTGCAGGTTCGATTATTCAATTTATCTCGCTTGAATGGGAGAGGTCTCCATGATGGTGCTACTACTCCATCTGCACTCTATCAGTGTCACACAAGAAGGGTTAAAAAACTAGCGGTGAGGTTTATTGCATAAATGACTGACGAATATAGTAATAATTTAACTGGACCAAGAACATGGGGAGTggtaaactttttgaaattaatgtTGCTTTACATGGTGAATAATGTTCTTTTGATTGCTTCACCTTCTTATAGGTTTTACTTCTCCCATTTTAGGTTGAAGTTGGAAACCCCAATGTGGTCTGGAGTGCAAGTGAAGATGGAACTCTCAGACAGCATGATTTTCGGGAGGGCACTTCTTGTCCTCCAGCAAGATCTTCTCAGCAAGAGTGTCGCAATGTTCTTGTGAGGCTTGCATTACATGATAATACAtgccttttctttcatttcaatcTTTTATATTCATCTATGGGATCTCTGTTTGTTGAAGTTATTGTACTACTTattaagtgtgaattttggttgcaaCTATCACGATATCCCTGAAATGCATGTTCGGTTGGCGAGTTTttacttgatgtcttcatttgaGTAAAATTGTTGCCTTGTTTGTCATATGACTTCGGTTTCCTTCTTTGTAAGTTCTCTGTGGCATTAAAGTTTCTTTGATGTGGACTAAATAGCTGTTCCTCTCCCTGCTCTTTCCAATCAGGATATGTGGCTGAAGGAAATCTTTGTTTTTTGTGGGATTGAGAACCCTCAACCATTCAGCTGGCCTTTTGAATAGCTACAGCCCTATAGAATACTGGATGCTTTTGGACCTAAATTAAAAGATGTTCTTACCATATAGATCTGGTCCTGATGGCATTGCTCATCATGTTATTTTACCATCACTGTAGACTGCGTGATAGGATTTTAAGCAGTGGACAAAATGACATCCCTTGATTCTGAAGTTAATGGATTATCACCTCAAAGTTATTTGGTTTTTGGTGTAGCTTGAAAAATTTTCCCACCAATCTCTATTTTCATTTGAAATTCTCTAGCTTGGCATTGTAGAATTGACAAATTTAACTGATATTTTACATTCATTTATCCTAGTTGTCCTATATTCGAGCATATCCCCTCAAACTGTATATCATTTGAaatctttttttcctttaattattatggCAGCTTGACTTGCGTTGTGGGGCAAAGAGGTCACTAGCTGATCCTCCTAAACATACTCTGGCCTTAAAATCTTGTGATATCAGTTCTACTAGACCTCACTTGCTCCTTGTTGGTGGGAAGTATGTGgctaatctttattttcttttatatatatacacatactttatTTTTACCATTAATCTTGTCTTTGAATGTTTGCAGTGATGCCTTTGCTCGTCTATATGATAGAAGGATGCTGCCACCGCTGACCTCCTGCCGCAAAAGGATGTCGCCACCTACTTGTGTTAATTATTTCTGCCCAATGCATCTGTCTGACCGTGTTAGTCTTGAATTTATTTGTTAGTCCTTACTcttgtttatttaaatttggaAATGACTTGGCAAGTTTTAGGATTTCTACTTATAAGGaccaaattttattaatttgtttggGTTTATGAAGAGATTGTCTGAAATGATGTAACAGCTCATTTTGCAAATGATAattattctcttcttcttttctctttggtAAATGAGTGAACTTATATAGTTTTTTCCCCTTCATTAGGTCACTATTCAATAGTTTGCTTATAGAAAATAGTTTTTtgtgaatattttaagttaacAGTGTTAATCGGAGACATTTAACTATAACCTGCTAATTGTTATCAATTGGCATTAGCATCACTAACATTATATTTTTTGTGAATACTTGAGGTGTCATTATATGCTAAACTAAACTACTGCTGGTTCCAAGTGAAATATtgttatattaattcaaaattattttttgttttgtttttttagggACGTTCTAGTTTGCACTTAACTCATGTTACATTTAGCCCTAATGGAGAAGAGGTTTTACTCAGCTATAGTGGGGAGCATGTCTATCTAATGGACATAAACCATGGTAAGCATAGTCAAAATTCTCTAATTCTAGTTTAGTTAGATGGTTTTGTTTATTTATGGTCCTTTTGATGTTTTATCTTCTTTAAGGAGCATCCCGTTGCCTGACTTGATATTATATAGTTTAAATTCCCTTTTGTGTTTTAAGTTCCAGTGTTGCAGAAAGTGAAACTAGTGGGGGCTCCATAGAAATGGGATTAGAATTTTAAGCGGAAGGATgaacttttattttgttctttttaggTGTTGTGCTGCATACAGCTGCTGTGTCTAAACTGCAAACCTATATGTTCAGAGAACTAACCTGTACAGTTTATATTCACCTTAAAAAATGCAACTTGGCTTAGTGCTCTTCTTGTTTCCTTTCCTCCCTGGTCCTTCCAGGTTGCATTTTCATGAAGAAGTGCTTTTCAGCTTGCAGTATAAAGGTTAAGCATGAATTGTGTCGGCATATTTATGATAGCTTAGATTCAATGGAATGTTCTTTGAATTGGTTATCTTTTAGATATTTCCTTTAATGCAATTAGTGGGATGCAATATATAACTCATTTCTTTAGCTGAACATTTGTTAGTTATTTCCATGATTGGCAGCTAGTGGGAGTGTAATGCAATATTCCTCGGGGGACGTTTCAGAATTGATGACCTTCACTCCTGTACCAAATAGACGAGAGCATCAACCATCTGTTTCTAGTTTCTTTCAAGATGGTCTCCAGAAAAGAAGTAACACTGCTGCAAGAGTATGCATCTTTTATGTTCTTGTTTTAGTTGTCTGGGAATTTTGGTGATGTATCATGTAACTTATTTGTTCTTCGTATGTATTTCAGCTACAACCTAACATGTCAGTTACAGGTTGAAAAATGCAGGATGTTGGTTGAAATTGCTAAAAGATCCTTAGAGGAGAGGACAAATATTTTCCATGCAATTGAGGCATGCAATGAAGTCTTGGATGGAAATAATGGTGATATTGGCCCCTCGCTAAGGCATGAATGTCTTTGTACTCGTGCTGCCTTGTTGCTGCAGGTTCATTGATTACTTCTTTGGGATTAACTTGATGGATCCTTTCTATTTGATGAGCAATTAATATTGAGTTGTTGCCTTTTGCAGCGGAAGTGGAAAAATGATGCCCATATGGCCGTTAGGGATTGCCGTGATGCTCGAAGAATAGACAATTCTTCCTTTAGAGCTCATTATTGTATGGCTGAGGCTTTAGAGCAGGTAATCTGCAGTATCAGTTGCCGTGGAGTTTATATAAACTTGGTGGTTTACCTGAACAATTTGATTGACTTATTGGGTTGCCAAGAACATTTTAGATCGTGAAGCTTAAAGCTAAGTTGGGTTTCTGCGTCACGGTCACTTTTTTAATCTTTCCAATATTGTTACATCTACTGGTTTGGTGTGGTTCAGGGGAGAAAACAGCCCTAAATAAACTAATTAGGCTGAACAAACGAATTGGAAAGATGGAACTCTAGAAAACTTAGGGTTATAGAAAACCTCTAGTTTTTCTattaattcaaagaaaataatcAGAATAATAATTCTGGCTATAGAGCCTACAACTTATTTATATAGGCCTTCTCTCTTGCAAGTAAAGTTATTAGGTTTtctttcaaataaattttattctagACCTAGATTTAAACCCGAAAAATACTTAATAACCCTGGCTGTCTATAATATATCTAATACTTAAAACAAATACTATAAGATAAAactgatataataaaatattataacaaaaaaaaaagctaaacaaAATTTAAGTTTGTTAAACTCTTTCATGggaagattaaaaatataatcaagaaatatTTGATTTTACATTTGTCACCGAGTTGCGGAGTTTTATATTCTGAGAGGTGAATAAAGTAAAGCCAGTGGTTATGGCTTGGTTTTCTCGCACACGATAGCCAATTGTTTTTTGATTACCAATTGAAGATGAATTGTGCTGTTGTAAATAAAGAAGCATCATGTCTTCAGAGGTCCTTTAATGCCTTGCTTttttcaaaaggaaaaaaattgggCTATTGAAAGCTCAATTGGTAACTGTTTAAGACAGTGTCATGGTCGTCTCTTCTTGTAAAGTTGCTGAAACCAAGTCTATTGTTGTCATGTGGTTTCTTATTGTCTGCAGTTGGGAAAACACAAAGAAGCTTTAAACTTTGCTGTTGCAGCACAATGTTTATCTCCATTTGATACTATGGTGGCTGAGAAAGTGGAGAACCTAAATAAACAACTTGCAGTAGGTTTGTGTCTTGTACACCTGCATCTTAAACCTTAGTGAAGTATCTCATTTCTTACTCCCAAATTTAATTGTCCTGCCTGTATTTATGTGTGTGTGCAATTCTCTCATGGTTTTTTCTTCTTACACTTATTGAAAGGCAGTGTTAGAAGTATTGACTGAAATATCTTGGCTAGTCAATGTTAAATTATTGTGATGCACCTTTTCTTATATGTTCAGTTCATTTGATGGGAGATGCCATGTTCTTAAAACTGGAAGTCCTGACctgaattttctcttttccattaACTCTTTGACCTTTTTCCTAATCCTTTTGCTCTGTTCTTTGATTAACTTTAGTTTGCTGTTAGGCTTGGGACTCCTCAAGATTCAAGTGTATGTATATCATGCTTATTGTTCATGTTTTTTAAGTTGATAACACTGAGTCACTGTGGTAAGTGGTTATGCTCATTTCTTCTGCTGTTATGCATTTGGAATGAATTAGTAGTGGTGAAAGCATCTCTCTCCCTTGCTATTCATTTCTATCCCTTACTTTTCTGTGGGTGGCACTGATCTCCTTGAATAATGTCAAAGATGATTTTCTCTAGAATTTGTCGACTTTTTGctaatttttatcttttcttttgtcttactttttcttttttaaataattaagctGAAGCTGAAAAAAATAATAAGGCTAGTGAGGGGTCACCTAAGTCTGAACCTCGAGCTGGAAGGGTATTGTCTTTAAGTGACATACTCTATCGCACAGAAGGTAATAGTGATGCTTCACAAGATGGGCCAAGATCCGATAGGGAAGATTCTGATTATGATGAGGAGCTGGAATTAGATTTTGAAACTTCAATATCTGGTGATGAAGGCCATGATGTTGAATCCAATATGCTACATGGAAGTTTAAATCTTAGAATTCATCGAAGAGGTGATGCAATAAGGGAAACTGGTCCAAACGGTTCATGTGGGTCTCCATCCTTACCATCACAAAATAAGAAATCAGCTTATCAGGTTCACATCTGCACCTTCTGTTTAATTTTTCAGATGAATCGAATTTTGATAAGCAGATGTCTCCTATTTAGTTATGtcattatcaaaatatcatcttGAAAAGTGATTGCAGTTGAGTATTAATTATCTGGGCATGACTATTGCTTCAACTTGTCATGTGCATTAATGCATTATTTCTGATAAATGGCCTGAGATGACTAGCCTATAATAACAATAGCTTGCAAGAGAATTTTGTTTACCATTGCATGTTTACTTCCAGCTGGCCACAGTTTAATCATATTTCTTGTGATGCATTCTTTATTGATCTTGCTTGAGATTTTCATGTCTTGCATTCGTATCTTTTCTAGCCCGAGGCAGTTATTGATATGAAGCAGAGATACATTGGCCATTGCAACGTTGGAACGGACATCAAACAGGCGAGTTTCCTTGGTCAGAGAGGTACGTTTCTTGCATTAtctcatatataattttatctgccattgaaattattttgctttttTTCCTCTCTCTTAAAACCtctttagagttttctttatggtGTTGAATTTGTGCTTTTTCATTAGCATTCACGATACAAGAAAATTCTGGTGCTAGAGTATATTCAAGAATATAGGGTAATTGGGCTGAAGTAGGAGAGTTGAT
Protein-coding sequences here:
- the LOC121218211 gene encoding protein ALTERED SEED GERMINATION 2; translated protein: MEEWPFHDGNIHNLLDGRHIDIRQNCRDVDHSLQMHSSVIRRFALEEELEGHQSCVNAIAWNSSGTLLISGSDDARINIWGYSGRKLLHSIETGHSANIFCTKFIPETSDELVVSGAGDAEVRLFNLSRLNGRGLHDGATTPSALYQCHTRRVKKLAVEVGNPNVVWSASEDGTLRQHDFREGTSCPPARSSQQECRNVLLDLRCGAKRSLADPPKHTLALKSCDISSTRPHLLLVGGNDAFARLYDRRMLPPLTSCRKRMSPPTCVNYFCPMHLSDRGRSSLHLTHVTFSPNGEEVLLSYSGEHVYLMDINHASGSVMQYSSGDVSELMTFTPVPNRREHQPSVSSFFQDGLQKRSNTAARVEKCRMLVEIAKRSLEERTNIFHAIEACNEVLDGNNGDIGPSLRHECLCTRAALLLQRKWKNDAHMAVRDCRDARRIDNSSFRAHYCMAEALEQLGKHKEALNFAVAAQCLSPFDTMVAEKVENLNKQLAVAEAEKNNKASEGSPKSEPRAGRVLSLSDILYRTEGNSDASQDGPRSDREDSDYDEELELDFETSISGDEGHDVESNMLHGSLNLRIHRRGDAIRETGPNGSCGSPSLPSQNKKSAYQPEAVIDMKQRYIGHCNVGTDIKQASFLGQRGEYVASGSDDGRWFIWEKRTGRLIKMLLGDGAVVNCVQCHPFDCFVATSGIDSTIKLWCPTAAVPSMVAGGSTGPETSNVLEAMESNQRKLCRNREAILPFELLERLRMHEFSEGSLHPFECAQS